The bacterium genomic interval AGTCACCAAGGTGGACGGAGAGAGCACCGTGGTTTTCGAACTGCGGGTCCGCCACGAGGACATCGGCCGCGTAATCGGAAAAAACGGCCGGACCATCAATGCCATCCGCACTCTCCTCAACGCCATGGCGGCCAAGCGCAACATCCGGGCTTCGCTGGAAGTGCTCGACAGCGACACTCCGGCCGTCTGATCCGGCCGGTCGGAAGCATGGACGCGCCCGCTCCTTCGGGGGCGGGCGCGTTTGCATTCGGATCATGAGCGTCAATCCGATCAGGATCGATATCGTCACGCTTTTCCCGGGAATGTTTTCCGGCTATCTCGACGAGAGCATCGTCAAGCGGGCCCGGGAAAAGGGTCTGGTCCGTTTCCGGATCGTCAATCTTCGGGAGTACACCCACGACCGCCACCGCACCGCCGACGATCGCCCCTATGGAGGCGGTTCGGGAATGGTCCTGAAGCCGGAACCCATCTTCGAGGCGATCGACGACCTCGCTTCCGCGGAATCGAGGGTCGTTTTGCTTTCGCCCCGGGGGGTCCCCTACCGTCAGGAGGCAGCCCGGCGCCTGAGCCGCGAGCGGCACCTGATCCTGATCTGCGGGCATTACGAGGGCGTCGACGAGCGGGTCCGGGAGGCCTTGGTCGACGAGGAATTGTCCGTCGGCGATTATATTCTCACCAACGGGGCCCTTCCGGCGCTGGTCGTGGCCGACAGCCTGGTCCGGCTGGTGCCGGGGGTTCTGGGCGACGAGGAGTCCAGCCTGGAGGAATCGTTCTCCCGGGGACTGTTGGAATACCCTCATTATACCCGGCCTCGGGTCTACCGCGGCCGGGAGGTTCCTCCGGTTCTGCTCTCGGGCGACCACGAGGCGATCGCCCGCTGGCGGCTGGAGCGGGCCCGGGAGATTACCCGCGCCAACCGGCCCGACCTGCTGGAAACGGGCGGCCGCGGCGGGGAAAATCCGTGAAAAAGCTTGTCATGACCGGTGCGGAAAGGTAAATATACCCGCCTGGATCAAACTTTTTGCACCCGAGGAACAACCCTATGAACATCATCGACAAGATCGAACGGGAACGGCTCAAGGACGATGTTCCCGAGTTTACCGTCGGAGACACTCTGGCGGTTCACGCCCGGATCATCGAGGAAGGCCGCGAGCGGATTCAGATTT includes:
- the trmD gene encoding tRNA (guanosine(37)-N1)-methyltransferase TrmD, producing MSVNPIRIDIVTLFPGMFSGYLDESIVKRAREKGLVRFRIVNLREYTHDRHRTADDRPYGGGSGMVLKPEPIFEAIDDLASAESRVVLLSPRGVPYRQEAARRLSRERHLILICGHYEGVDERVREALVDEELSVGDYILTNGALPALVVADSLVRLVPGVLGDEESSLEESFSRGLLEYPHYTRPRVYRGREVPPVLLSGDHEAIARWRLERAREITRANRPDLLETGGRGGENP
- a CDS encoding KH domain-containing protein, producing the protein VTKVDGESTVVFELRVRHEDIGRVIGKNGRTINAIRTLLNAMAAKRNIRASLEVLDSDTPAV